GCGCCCTGGACCTCATGGAAGAGCGGCTGGCGAAAGTCGACCTCTCTTTGAGCGACGTCGTCAAACTGGACGTTCTCCTGCGGGACGCGTGGGACATCCCCATCATGGAGAAAGTGTTCAAGGAACGTGTCAAAGGCGAGTATCCAGCGCGCAAGACCATTCAGACCAACCTCGCCCACGCCGGCGGCCCGGAGGGTCTGCACGTGCAGATCGATGGGATTGCCTACCGCGGAAAAAGCGGCGCTTG
Above is a window of Anaerolineales bacterium DNA encoding:
- a CDS encoding RidA family protein → MGYTVEAQVHGALDLMEERLAKVDLSLSDVVKLDVLLRDAWDIPIMEKVFKERVKGEYPARKTIQTNLAHAGGPEGLHVQIDGIAYRGKSGA